From a region of the Streptomyces sp. NBC_01454 genome:
- a CDS encoding zf-HC2 domain-containing protein: MTSTTGTGEHPTGEHPEVCEISELTDGLLSPTRTAELRHHLAACALCEDVHSSLEEIRALLGTLPGPVRMPADVAGRIDAALAAEALLDAIAPAGGVAVSRETVTAPVTVSRETKDEPPSRGTPTRPAGRPRGSSGPGRQSPSGRSSRARRWPRILLGTAAAAAVLSFGGLLLQNAAVDGTQASTPHRDASTEKSTAAAGELTAASLGSHVHHLLASKGSHKTPDLGARSSPDSPLRGTADTVPSCVRQGIGRTEAPLASNHTRYQGKDAYLVVLPDPSDPKRVSAYVIASSCVSATPPAPGKVLLTHSYQRD; the protein is encoded by the coding sequence GTGACATCGACTACCGGCACGGGGGAGCACCCCACGGGTGAACACCCGGAGGTCTGCGAGATCTCCGAGCTCACGGACGGACTGCTGTCCCCCACGCGCACCGCGGAGCTGCGCCACCATCTCGCCGCCTGTGCGCTGTGCGAAGACGTCCATTCCTCCCTGGAGGAGATCCGGGCGCTGCTCGGCACACTCCCCGGGCCGGTGCGGATGCCGGCCGACGTTGCCGGCCGCATCGATGCCGCCCTCGCGGCCGAGGCGCTGCTGGATGCCATCGCTCCCGCCGGCGGGGTGGCTGTTTCACGTGAAACAGTCACCGCACCGGTCACCGTTTCACGTGAAACCAAGGACGAGCCGCCCAGTCGCGGCACGCCCACCCGGCCCGCAGGGCGCCCCCGGGGATCCTCCGGCCCGGGCCGGCAGTCGCCGAGCGGCCGCTCGTCCCGCGCGCGGCGCTGGCCCCGGATCCTGCTCGGTACCGCCGCAGCCGCGGCGGTCCTCAGCTTCGGTGGCCTGCTCCTCCAGAACGCCGCTGTCGACGGCACGCAGGCAAGCACCCCTCACCGGGATGCGAGCACCGAGAAGAGCACCGCTGCCGCAGGCGAGCTGACCGCCGCCAGCCTTGGCTCACACGTCCACCATCTGCTCGCGTCCAAGGGCTCACACAAGACCCCGGACCTCGGCGCCCGAAGCTCCCCCGACAGCCCGCTGCGCGGCACTGCCGACACCGTTCCGTCGTGTGTACGCCAGGGCATCGGGCGTACGGAGGCCCCACTCGCCTCCAACCACACCCGCTATCAGGGCAAGGACGCCTACCTCGTGGTGCTGCCGGACCCGAGTGACCCTAAGCGTGTCTCCGCGTATGTCATCGCGTCCTCATGTGTCTCCGCCACTCCACCCGCTCCCGGGAAGGTCCTGCTGACGCACTCGTACCAGCGAGACTGA